Proteins encoded in a region of the Terriglobales bacterium genome:
- a CDS encoding phosphoesterase, with product MKIRVFYHDKCFDGACSAAVFSRFYRERIRPEAEFVYTGLVHRAGALFDERQFDADENAILDFKYSSSPKITWWFDHHQSAFLTPQDAEHFRHDHSGKKFYDPEFKSCTSYIAQTTQRVFGFDPKPVAEVVRWADIVDGALYPDAKTAVEMKEPAMKLTMVIESTQDSNFIPRLIPLLANQPLSDIILQPFVSERIPPLMQRHQQSIEILRERSQYERGTVYFDVTDHELEGYNKFIPYYLCPETVYSVGLSRSSFRTKVSVGSNPWANTDRMVNLAKICERYGGGGHARVGAISFEPNKFAEAREAAKEIVAELRASVVPAAAKG from the coding sequence GTGAAAATTCGCGTTTTTTATCATGACAAGTGTTTTGATGGGGCCTGCTCGGCAGCTGTCTTTTCCCGCTTCTATCGCGAACGCATTCGGCCAGAGGCGGAATTCGTGTACACCGGCCTAGTGCACCGTGCAGGCGCCCTGTTCGACGAGCGCCAGTTCGATGCTGACGAGAATGCAATCCTGGATTTCAAGTACTCCAGTTCTCCGAAGATCACCTGGTGGTTCGACCATCACCAGAGCGCATTTCTAACCCCGCAAGACGCTGAACATTTCCGCCATGACCACAGTGGCAAGAAATTCTATGATCCCGAGTTCAAGTCCTGTACCAGTTACATAGCGCAGACAACCCAGCGGGTATTTGGCTTTGATCCAAAGCCGGTGGCCGAAGTAGTGCGCTGGGCGGATATTGTGGACGGCGCTCTATATCCTGACGCCAAAACCGCCGTAGAAATGAAAGAACCGGCAATGAAGTTGACGATGGTAATCGAATCCACACAGGATTCGAATTTCATTCCCCGGCTGATTCCTCTTCTGGCCAACCAACCATTGAGCGACATCATTCTGCAGCCCTTCGTCAGTGAACGGATTCCACCCCTGATGCAGCGTCACCAGCAATCCATCGAGATCCTGCGCGAGCGCAGCCAATATGAGCGCGGGACCGTGTATTTTGACGTGACCGACCACGAGCTCGAGGGGTATAACAAGTTCATCCCGTACTACCTTTGCCCTGAAACGGTCTATAGCGTAGGCTTGAGTCGAAGCAGCTTTCGTACCAAGGTTTCGGTAGGTTCCAATCCCTGGGCCAATACGGATAGAATGGTGAACCTCGCGAAAATCTGCGAACGTTACGGCGGAGGAGGTCATGCCCGGGTGGGTGCTATTTCATTCGAGCCGAATAAGTTTGCAGAAGCGCGAGAGGCGGCCAAAGAGATCGTGGCGGAGTTGCGCGCCAGCGTAGTTCCCGCGGCTGCCAAGGGCTAA
- the ligD gene encoding non-homologous end-joining DNA ligase yields MLAVLASKPSNQPGWVYEEKYDGYRILAYKEGAKVTLLSRNDKDRTATYAGVANLVAELSPRTLLLDGEVVALDKNGISRFELLQQGAAKPRYAVFDCLYLNGQDLRRQPLRERRKALEKTVPTKTGLFVSRRLASNGLVAYEIAKKKGYEGVLAKDESSSYIEGRSSSWLKFKVHQEDEFVIVGYTPPEGSRKYIGALLLGAHQDGKLYYVGKVGTGFSQERLRSLHSRFKPLIRKSPPIANPPREPGVIYLKPDLVAQIGFQEWTDDKKLRQARFLGLRDDKAAREVSVPESAP; encoded by the coding sequence ATGCTCGCCGTTCTGGCCAGTAAGCCTTCCAACCAGCCAGGTTGGGTTTACGAAGAAAAATATGATGGCTATCGCATCCTGGCTTACAAGGAAGGCGCGAAGGTTACGCTGCTCTCCCGCAACGACAAGGACCGAACTGCTACCTACGCCGGTGTCGCGAATCTCGTTGCCGAGCTCTCGCCTCGGACCTTGCTCCTAGATGGAGAGGTAGTGGCGCTGGACAAAAATGGGATCTCACGATTCGAACTGCTGCAACAAGGCGCCGCCAAGCCCCGTTATGCAGTTTTCGACTGCCTGTACCTTAACGGCCAGGACCTTCGCCGCCAGCCGCTCCGGGAGCGGCGAAAAGCGCTGGAAAAAACCGTTCCCACAAAGACCGGATTATTTGTTTCGCGCAGGCTGGCCAGCAATGGACTGGTTGCGTATGAGATCGCAAAGAAGAAGGGTTACGAGGGAGTCCTGGCCAAGGACGAGTCTTCTTCTTACATCGAAGGACGTTCCTCCAGCTGGTTGAAGTTCAAGGTCCACCAGGAAGATGAATTTGTCATTGTGGGCTACACGCCGCCGGAAGGATCGCGCAAATATATCGGCGCATTGCTGCTGGGCGCACACCAGGACGGAAAGCTCTACTACGTAGGAAAAGTGGGGACGGGATTTTCGCAAGAGAGGCTCAGATCCCTGCATTCGCGCTTCAAGCCGTTAATCCGCAAGTCTCCTCCGATAGCAAATCCTCCGCGAGAACCGGGAGTTATCTACCTGAAGCCCGATCTAGTGGCTCAGATCGGGTTCCAGGAATGGACCGACGACAAAAAACTCCGGCAAGCGCGGTTTCTTGGTCTGCGCGATGACAAGGCTGCGCGCGAGGTCTCCGTGCCGGAATCTGCGCCGTGA
- a CDS encoding transporter, translating into MTVALWAQGVCPTTQKSSKLICQIPQIYGPGGLTLPNPFHAAHFLSEFESSFTPLNSAIGTQLTVLQIASPASGFTFVFDPALGIYTRSTESYGPLLTERAETIGRHRIFVAFTFQHFGFSTIDGIDLKHVPATFTHIDLNPDGSDRKPGDPPSPGNPTFEKDFITTSNRLDLKVNQYTLFATFGITNRIDASVSIPILDVSFKVTSDGTIVRNSQPGPFGFAHYWDPACVNSIPCQAASTQATFFSPSSATGIGDVVFRIKGTVWQRERFHLAVGTDIRTPTGDAENFLGSGTWGVKPFVAASYPGRISPHVNLGVLVNGDSVLAGDVATGTEKRLPTQFFFSGGADVGVTRKLTIAADLLGQRVFDADRAKVGPYTDITGQVHNDVSQITIFQDSFNILDFAIGAKVSPYRSLLISGNALIKLNDGGLRSTVVPLVGISYTF; encoded by the coding sequence TTGACAGTCGCCCTTTGGGCACAAGGGGTTTGCCCCACTACTCAGAAATCCAGCAAGCTCATCTGCCAGATTCCCCAGATCTACGGACCCGGAGGCCTCACGCTTCCCAATCCCTTCCATGCCGCACACTTCCTGAGCGAGTTCGAGTCTAGTTTCACGCCACTCAACTCCGCCATTGGCACTCAACTAACCGTCTTGCAGATCGCGTCCCCGGCCTCAGGCTTCACGTTTGTCTTTGATCCCGCCTTAGGTATCTACACGCGATCCACAGAGAGCTATGGACCGCTGCTGACGGAGCGCGCGGAAACTATTGGACGGCACAGGATCTTCGTAGCTTTCACATTTCAACATTTCGGATTCAGTACCATCGACGGCATCGATCTAAAGCATGTGCCGGCCACGTTTACCCACATCGATCTGAATCCCGATGGTTCGGACCGTAAGCCCGGCGACCCGCCATCCCCCGGGAATCCGACATTTGAGAAAGACTTTATCACCACCAGCAACCGGCTCGATCTGAAGGTCAATCAATATACGTTGTTCGCGACCTTTGGCATTACCAACCGCATTGACGCATCGGTTTCGATTCCGATTCTGGATGTGAGCTTCAAAGTCACCTCGGATGGCACGATCGTGCGCAACTCGCAGCCAGGGCCTTTTGGATTTGCGCACTACTGGGATCCGGCGTGCGTCAACAGTATTCCCTGCCAGGCGGCCAGCACCCAGGCCACATTTTTCAGTCCCAGTAGTGCCACCGGAATAGGCGATGTGGTCTTTCGGATAAAAGGGACGGTTTGGCAGAGAGAGCGCTTTCACCTGGCGGTGGGCACTGACATTCGCACTCCTACTGGTGACGCGGAGAATTTTCTGGGCTCGGGCACATGGGGAGTGAAACCGTTTGTCGCGGCTTCCTATCCCGGAAGAATCTCGCCGCACGTCAATCTTGGGGTGCTGGTAAATGGCGACTCCGTTCTTGCCGGGGATGTTGCCACGGGAACCGAGAAACGGCTTCCTACGCAGTTCTTCTTTTCAGGAGGCGCCGACGTTGGCGTAACCAGAAAACTCACGATCGCTGCTGACCTATTAGGTCAGCGGGTCTTCGATGCTGATCGAGCGAAGGTTGGCCCTTACACCGACATCACCGGCCAGGTGCACAACGACGTCAGTCAGATAACGATCTTCCAGGATTCTTTCAACATTCTGGACTTCGCGATCGGGGCAAAGGTGAGTCCCTATCGCAGTCTGCTGATCAGCGGCAATGCCCTGATCAAGCTCAACGACGGTGGTTTGCGCTCAACTGTAGTTCCGCTGGTTGGAATTTCGTATACGTTCTAG